A single region of the Anas platyrhynchos isolate ZD024472 breed Pekin duck chromosome 6, IASCAAS_PekinDuck_T2T, whole genome shotgun sequence genome encodes:
- the LOC113844056 gene encoding uncharacterized protein yields MSRSVIIYFFLSYVILCSYVMLCSYVHNRTPCQHRLTDTWAKEQGLERLAHHDRAHFLPSSCQVPSGGISGLQHGKTSLGWEAIGLGNEREGQCSLGRKSLGSKSLGMGSLEWGGYHSLGKEVLGKVLQERGILWDEVSLAEETLRVDGADFVWVAANVPCGEMARMGTAAEAEKLVLGWASLGPGKWWCGSILGMASAAWEGKPAGDGQVLRWAACLAPKPAVLPKMSARGCSAVGTEPPLPAFPKQPPHSPATMAEGFPRRLPRLPQTQNSPFVVPAVPPTVAAWLLPSLPGAMALPLQPPQVPTLPSALPQATVWHMVPGVQGQVQQLPARVQLPPGGHLPAEGRHLQLGQLPAVGQLFHTAPVGAPSVSQPLLMGTLVPQDGAPLCLGPRAVLHGELLHPAGTCLLQAPAYPGPPPLLVPGHPLQGQVLPAPRTLSSSRGQLPEPCLHAVGLSEDQGPPLPGPTPPEPAQAPATASTQTLTPDAATLAEVPEEPLELLELGPDAFAEAFPQLAGDSQQLQHLQDQLPADLDSSGLEELLSCLDAVEPQDAFTAVPSSPVLKRFLSQLPDLCEDIEEPSTHGLAATRALGEVPSSPGLHPDKVQAGRALQPPAAAVPPLSSPLKPAARPQLRRALPKRAPQQEFIPARRRTLPQPPLAPLKRPPNPDCLPARKRPLPLPPQAPVQSPPDPDFLTALRRALPKPRLSPLQSPPDPVCRRPLPKPLPKRPPQQEFVPARKRTLPRPPLAPLKRPQLLPALRRALPSPPRSPLQSPPPAPAPTGTKWGAKRPVPTSTPSTAQSSQHRRLRTDKTPGKEKTLLLLGQAGQGPKTLHQGKTRGHGALAGSSSQAGSGRQQLASDSTRAPSKRARSLGAAGGQGAAVLPLRRALLLPEALPMKLRAHAHAVRPQGRLRPQASGAKMLQCQQPGTKTPSETFQPLGARAKALGPVRQPPCVQPQPTSSGPSSMPTAPPTLPGSSAVPAAPRPPAGHKAQALPAPPGSTAPARKAPLKQAPRVLGLPAAGGQAQRPAQPRGDYMPCVGPWAGSDAAPTPLEEQESSVPITPQQRPERERLKKLAQEERQRAAHHMKIGPVQFFEQRQKDHARAYSYGYP; encoded by the exons ATGTCGCGTTCtgttattatatatttttttctatcttatgttattttatgttcttatgttatgttatgttcttatgttcacaacaggactccttgccaacaccgcctcacagacacctgggccaaagagcagggccttgagcggctagctcaccatgacagagctcatttccttcccagtagctgccaggtgccctctgggggcatttcggGGCTACAGCATGGcaagacttccttggggtgggaagccattgggctaggaaatgagagagaagggcaatgttccctaggaaggaaatccctgggaagcaaaagccttgggatgggaagtcttgaatggggtgggtaccattccctggggaaggaagtgcttggcaaagtcctccaagagaggggaattctttgggacgaggtctctttggctgaagaaacgctTCGTGTTGATGGGGCAGATTTCGTCTGGGTTGCTGCGAATGTGCCATGcggtgaaatggcaaggatgggcactgccgctgaggccgagaagctggtcctgggctgggcaagccttgggccgggcaagtggtggtgtggaagcatcctgggcatggcaagtgctgcgtgggagggcaagcctgctggggatggccaagtcttgcgctgggcagcctgcttggctccaaagcctgcagtcctccccaagatgtcggcgaggggctgctcagccgttgggacggaacccccgttgcccgcgttccccaagcaaccgccccactctccagccaccatggcag agggtttccccagacggcttccGCGGCTTCCGCAGACacaaaactcccccttcgtcgtcccagccgtgccgccaacggtggctgcctggctgcttccctccctccccggagcgatGGCGTTGCCCTTGCAGCCAccccaggtacccaccctcccctccgcactgccccaggccactGTCTGGCACatggtgccgggggtccaggggcaggtgcagcagctccccgccagggtgcagctgccacctggggggcacctcccagctGAGGGGCgccacctgcagcttgggcagctccctgctgtggggcagctcttCCACACCGCTCCTGTGGgtgcccccagtgtctcccagcccctgctgatggggacactggtgccccaggatggtgctcccctctgcttggggcccagggccgtgctccatggggagctcctgcaccccgcaggcacctgcctgctgcaggcccctgcctaccccggcccccccccacTCCTCGTCCCGGGGCATCCGCTGCAGGGGCAGGtgctccccgcgccccgcaccctgagcagcagccgggggcagctgccggagccctgcttgcatgccgtggggctcagcgaggaccaggggcccccgctgcccggccccactccccccgagcctgcccaggctccagcgaccgccagcacccagacgcTGACGCCCGatg cggcgacacttgcagaggtgcctgaggagcccctggagctgctggagctgggccccgatgccttcgccgaggcctttccccagctggcaggggacagccagcagctgcagcacctgcaggaccagctcccggccgacctggacagctccggcttggaggagctgctcagctgccttgATGCCGTGGAGCCTCAGGATGCCTTcaccgctgtccccagcagtcctgtcctcaagcgcttcctctcgcagctgcccgacctctgtgaggacatcgaggagccgAGCACACAcggactggcagccaccagagcgctgggtgaggtcccctcaagccctgggctgcaccctgacaaggtgcaggctgggcgggcgctgcagccccctgcagctgctgtgccgccacttagctcccccctcaagcctgcagcccggccccagctcaggagagccctgcccaaaagagccccccagcaggaattcatccctgcccgcaggagaaccctgccccagcctcccttggctcccctcaagaggcccCCCAaccctgactgcctccctgcccgcaagagacccctgcccctgcctccccaggctcccgtccagagcccccccgaccctgacttcctcactgccctcaggagagccctgcccaagcctcgcttgagtcccctccagagcccccccgaccctgtcTGCAGGAGACCCCtgcccaagcctctccccaaaaggcctCCCCAGCAGGAGTTCGTCCCCGCCCgcaagagaaccctgccccggcctcccttggctcccctcaagaggcctcaacttctcccagccctgaggagagccctgcccagtccccctcgcagtcccctccagagccccccgcctgcccctgctcccaccGGCACCAAGTGGGGGGCCAAGCGCCCCgtgcccaccagcacccccagcacagcGCAGAGCTCCCAGCACAGGAGGCTGAGGACAGACAAGACCCCCGGCAAGGAGAagacgctgctgctgctgggccaggctggccaAGGCCCCAAGACGCTGCACCAGGGTAAGACACGTGGCCACGGCGcgctggctggcagcagcagccaagcGGGCAgcggcaggcagcagctggcgaGCGACAGCACCAGGGCGCCCAGCAAGAGAGCCCGaagcctgggggctgctggggggcaaGGAGCAGCGGTGCTGCCTCTCCGCAgagcgctgctgctgccagaggcCCTCCCCATGAAGCTCCGTGCCCATGCCCATGCCGTGCGGCCCCAGGGCAGGCTCCGGCCCCAAGCCAGCGGGGCCAAGatgctgcagtgccagcagccGGGGACAAAGACCCCCAGCGAGACTTTTCAGCCACTGGGGGCCAGGGCCAAGGCGCTGGGGCCAGTGCGCCAGCCGCCCTGTGTGCAGCCGCAGCCCACCTCCAGCGGCCCCAGCAGCATGCCCACGGCCCCGCCGACGCTGCCAGGCTCCAGCGCtgtgcccgctgccccccggcccccagctgGCCACAAGGCCCAGGCGCTGCCGGCACCACCAGGCAGCACGGCGCCAGCACGCAAAGCTCCCCTCAAGCAGGCGCCCAGAGTGCTGGGCCTGCCAGCTGCGGGGGGCCAAGCgcagcgtccggcgcagccccgcggggactacatgccctgcgtggggccctgggcgggcagcgacgcagcgcccacaccgctggaggagcaggagtcgtcggtgcccatcacgccgcagcagcgtcccgagcgggagcgcctcaagaagctggcccaggaggagcggcagcgggcaGCCCACCACATGAAGATCGGCCCCGTgcaattcttcgagcagcggcagaaggaccacgccagagcctactcttacggctacccgtga